A single region of the Sorghum bicolor cultivar BTx623 chromosome 7, Sorghum_bicolor_NCBIv3, whole genome shotgun sequence genome encodes:
- the LOC8075651 gene encoding alpha-humulene synthase, translated as MATTGTAMPAPVFHPTVWGDYFIKFVPEQLQVSDEKMAERINHLKEEVIGMFQACKNAVDKMNLVDVVQRIGIDHHFEEQIATALTSIYSTEFNSSSLHEVALRFRLLRQQGFWVSADEFEKFKNEDGSFISGITNDPKGLLSLYNAAHLLTHDEEILEDAILFSRQHLELIRSSLKSPLAEQVGRALEIPLPRTLKREETISFIPEYSIQDQTYSPVILELAKLDFNLLQHLHQKELKEISQWWKELSGEIGLDYVRDRIVECYFWSYTVHYEQENARARMILARLFLLTSLLDDTYDVHATLEEARELNKAIERWDDNDVSLLPEYLKEFFVKVISNFREFEDELESHEKYRNVYNIKGFQTLSKYYLQEAEWFHHGYTPSFKDQVNVSVITAGGQVLSIGLLVGMGHEATKEAFEWATGDTDAIWACGQVSRFMDDMSAFKNGRNNMDVASSVECYMKERNVPSEVALATISSFVEDAWKTINQAPFKYPTLLPVVQRVTSLAKSMTLLFLDKRDAYTYSKDFKTTLESHFVRHIPL; from the exons atGGCTACTACGGGCACAGCAATGCCAGCACCTGTGTTTCACCCCACAGTATGGGGGGATTACTTTATCAAATTTGTCCCAGAGCAATTGCAG GTTTCAGATGAAAAGATGGCAGAGAGAATCAACCATTtaaaagaggaggtaattggtATGTTCCAGGCTTGCAAAAATGCTGTGGACAAAATGAACCTAGTAGATGTGGTGCAACGAATTGGAATAGATCACCATTTTGAGGAACAGATCGCAACTGCCTTAACCAGCATTTATAGCACTGAATTCAATAGCTCAAGTCTACATGAGGTTGCCCTTCGGTTTCGCTTGCTTAGGCAGCAAGGGTTTTGGGTTTCTGCAG ATGAATTTGAAAAGTTCAAGAATGAAGATGGGAGCTTTATCAGTGGTATAACCAATGACCCAAAGGGCTTGTTGAGTTTATACAATGCAGCTCACCTTCTTACTCACGATGAGGAGATACTTGAAGATGCTATCTTATTTTCAAGGCAGCATCTGGAATTAATAAGGAGTAGTCTCAAGTCCCCTTTAGCTGAACAAGTTGGTCGTGCCCTTGAAATACCATTGCCAAGAACCTTAAAGAGGGAGGAAACAATATCATTTATCCCAGAGTATAGCATACAAGATCAAACGTACAGCCCCGTGATATTGGAGCTTGCCAAACTAGATTTCAACCTTCTGCAGCATCTCCATCAAAAAGAACTCAAGGAAATTTCTCA ATGGTGGAAAGAGCTTTCGGGAGAAATTGGACTGGACTATGTAAGGGATCGGATTGTCGAGTGTTACTTTTGGTCTTATACTGTGCACTATGAGCAAGAGAATGCACGTGCACGGATGATCCTCGCCAGGTTGTTCTTGTTAACATCTTTGTTAGATGACACTTACGATGTGCATGCAACTTTGGAGGAGGCCCGGGAGCTCAACAAAGCTATTGAAAG ATGGGATGACAATGATGTTTCTCTTCTACCTGAGTACCTCAAGGAATTCTTTGTCAAGGTGATAAGCAACTTCAGGGAGTTTGAGGATGAGTTGGAGTCACATGAAAAGTACCGCAATGTTTACAATATTAAAGGG ttccaaacattatccaaatattATCTCCAAGAAGCAGAATGGTTTCATCATGGCTACACTCCAAGCTTCAAAGATCAAGTGAATGTTTCTGTCATAACAGCGGGTGGTCAAGTGTTAAGTATTGGTTTGCTTGTTGGCATGGGTCATGAAGCAACCAAAGAGGCATTCGAGTGGGCCACTGGTGACACTGATGCTATATGGGCTTGTGGACAGGTGTCACGTttcatggatgacatgtcagcTTTCAAG AATGGTAGAAACAACATGGATGTAGCTAGTTCTGTGGAGTGCTACATGAAGGAACGCAATGTCCCTAGTGAGGTTGCCCTGGCAACGATAAGCTCCTTTGTTGAAGATGCATGGAAGACCATAAATCAAGCACCATTTAAGTATCCTACTCTATTACCGGTTGTGCAACGAGTTACGAGCCTAGCAAAGAGCATGACACTGTTGTTCCTTGACAAGAGGGATGCGTACACATACAGCAAGGACTTCAAAACGACACTGGAGAGCCATTTCGTCAGACATATTCCACTATAA